A DNA window from Vigna unguiculata cultivar IT97K-499-35 chromosome 10, ASM411807v1, whole genome shotgun sequence contains the following coding sequences:
- the LOC114166704 gene encoding vacuolar protein-sorting-associated protein 11 homolog — protein sequence MYQWRKFEFFEEKYGAKCTVPDGDGGDDVVREKKIECCSSGRGKVVTGFDDGVVCFFDRGLKFNYAFQPHSSNVLFLQQLKQRNLLVTIGEDEQLTPQKTALCLKVFDLDKMQPESSSRTSPDCVGILRIFTNQFPEAKITSFLVLEEVPPILLIAIGLDNGSIYCIKGDIARERITRFKLQVENNQSDKTLSAVTGLGFKVDGQSLQLFAVTPSSVSLFSLHNQPPRRQTLDQIGCGVNSVAMSERSELIIGRPEAVYFYEVDGRGPCWAFEGEKKLLGWFRGYLLCVIADQRTGKHTFNIYDLKNRLIAHSALVKEVSHLLYEWGNIILIMNDKSALCIGEKDMESKLDMLFKKNLYTVAINLVQTQQADAAATAEVLRKYGDHLYSKQDYDESMAQYILTIGHLEPSYVIQKFLDAQRIYNLTNYLEKLHEKGLASKDHTTLLLNCYTKLKDVEKLNLFIKSDDSIGELKFDVETAIRVCRAANYHEHAMYVAKKAGRHEWYLKILLEDLGSYEEALEYISSLESSQAGMTIKEYGKILIEHKPVETIQILIRLCTEDGDRGRSNGVYMSMLPSPVDFLSIFIHHPKSLMDFLEKYTNKVKESPAQVEIHNTLLELYISNELNFPSMSQVNDGGNYLNGVSAKTMSAQSNGNTANHKSSAQAKDCLERHKKGLQLLKSAWPPETEHPLYDVDLAIILCEMNAFKDGLLYIYEKMKLYKEVIACYMQAHDHEGLIACCKRLGDSVKGGDPSLWADVLKYFGELGEDCSQEVKEVLTYVERDDILPPIIVLQTLSRNPCLTLSVIKDYIARKLERESKMIEEDRQAIEKYQEDTLSMRKEIQDLRTNARIFQLSKCTACTFTLDLPAVHFMCMHSFHLRCLGDNEKECPECAPEYRSVLEMKRNLEQNSKDQDRFFNQVKSSKDGFSVIAEYFGKGIISKISNGSTSGPRSGTASSSSGF from the exons ATGTATCAGTGGCGGAAGTTCGAGTTCTTCGAGGAAAAGTACGGAGCCAAGTGCACGGTTCCCGACGGCGACGGCGGAGACGACGTCGTCCGGGAGAAGAAGATCGAGTGCTGCTCCAGCGGTAGGGGCAAAGTCGTCACCGGCTTCGACGACGGCGTCGTTTGCTTCTTCGATCGAGGCTTAAAGTTCAATTACGCTTTCCAACCTCACTCCTCTAACGTTCTCTTTCTTCAGCAACTCAAG CAACGCAATCTTCTGGTAACAATTGGAGAGGATGAACAGCTTACTCCCCAGAAAACAGCTTTGTGCCTCAAGGTTTTTGACCTTGACAAGATGCAACCGGAGAGTTCGAGCAGGACGAGTCCTGATTGTGTTGGGATATTGCGGATATTCACTAATCAGTTTCCTGAGGCAAAG ATTACATCTTTTTTGGTTTTAGAAGAAGTGCCACCTATTCTGCTCATAGCTATTGGTTTGGACAATGGTTCTATTTACTGCATCAAAGGAGACATTGCACGGGAGCGTATCACGCGTTTCAAGCTTCAAGTTGAAAACAACCAATCAGACAAAACTCTTTCTGCTGTCACTGGACTTGGTTTTAAGGTGGATGGTCAATCACTGCAGTTATTTGCTGTGACTCCAAGTTCAGTGAGCTTGTTTTCATTGCATAATCAACCACCGAGAAGGCAAACCCTTGATCAGATTGGATGTGGTGTAAACAGTGTTGCTATGAGTGAACGCTCT GAGTTGATAATTGGTCGACCAGAGGCAGTATATTTTTATGAAGTTGATGGGCGTGGTCCTTGTTGGGCTTTTGAGGGAGAGAAGAAATTGCTTGGATGGTTTCGTGGATACCTTTTGTGTGTTATTGCAGATCAAAGAACAGGAAAGCATACTTTCAACATCTATGATCTGAAGAATCGATTAATAGCCCACAGCGCATTGGTTAAAGAAGTTTCTCATTTGCTTTATGAATGGGGTAACATCATACTCATAATGAATGACAAATCAGCTTTATGTATTGGAGAAAAGGATATGGAAAGCAAGTTAGACATGTTATTCAAGAAAAACCTATATACTGTAGCAATAAATCTTGTACAGACTCAACAAGCAGATGCCGCGGCTACTGCTGAAGTGCTAAGGAAATATGGGGATCATTTATATAGCAAGCAAGACTATGATGAATCAATGGCCCAGTACATACTTACTATTGGTCACCTTGAACCTTCTTATGTTATACAGAAGTTTTTGGATGCTCAAAGAATCTACAACCTCACAAATTACTTAGAAAAGCTACACGAGAAGGGTCTTGCTTCTAAAGATCACACCACACTTCTATTAAATTGTTACACCAAATTGAAAGACGTTGAAAAGTTAAATCTATTTATTAAAAGTGATGACAGCATTGGGGAACTTAAATTTGACGTGGAAACAGCAATCAGGGTTTGCCGTGCTGCCAATTACCATGAGCACGCAATGTATGTTGCAAAGAAGGCAGGGAGGCATGAGTGGTACTTGAAGATCTTGCTTGAAGATCTGGGTAGCTATGAAGAAGCCTTGGAATACATTTCAAGCCTTGAATCAAGTCAGGCAGGGATGACAATAAAGGAGTATGGGAAGATTCTGATTGAGCACAAGCCAGTGGAGACTATTCAGATTCTCATAAGGCTGTGCACTGAAGATGGTGACAGAGGACGCTCAAATGGAGTGTATATGTCTATGTTGCCATCTCCTGTTGATTTTCTTAGCATTTTCATTCATCACCCTAAGTCCCTTATGGATTTTCTAGAGAAATACACAAATAAGGTTAAGGAATCACCTGCTCAAGTTGAGATTCATAATACCCTCTTAGAGTTGTATATATCCAATGAATTGAACTTTCCTTCAATGTCGCAAGTTAATGATGGTGGAAATTACCTTAATGGAGTATCAGCAAAAACTATGAGTGCTCAGTCTAATGGAAACACTGCTAATCACAAAAGTTCTGCACAGGCAAAGGACTGTCTTGAAAGGCATAAAAAGGGTTTACAGTTACTTAAGAGTGCATGGCCTCCGGAGACAGAACATCCACTATATGATGTTGATTTAGCAATTATACTATGTGAAATGAATGCATTCAAAGATGgacttttgtatatatatgaaaagatGAAACTCTATAAAGAAGTGATTGCATGCTATATGCAGGCACATGATCATGAGGGGTTAATTGCATGCTGCAAAAGGCTGGGGGATTCAGTTAAAGGAGGGGACCCATCTCTTTGGGCCGATGTACTTAAATATTTCGGTGAGCTTGGAGAAGATTGTTCTCAAGAAGTAAAAGAAGTTCTGACTTATGTTGAGAGGGATGATATTTTGCCCCCAATAATTGTGCTTCAAACTCTCTCTCGAAATCCATGCCTCACACTTTCTGTGATCAAGGATTACATTGCCAGAAAGCTTGAGCGGGAATCAAAGATGATAGAGGAGGACCGACAAGCTATTGAGAAATATCAG GAAGACACACTGTCAATGAGGAAAGAGATTCAAGATCTTAGAACAAATGCTAGAATTTTTCAGCTTAGCAAGTGCACTGCATGCACCTTCACCCTTGATCTACCTGCTGTGCACTTCATGTGCATGCACTCATTCCACCTGCGCTGCCTTGGCGATAATGAAAAAGAATGCCCTGAGTGTGCTCCTGAGTATAGGTCTGTCTtggaaatgaaaagaaatttagAGCAAAATTCTAAGGATCAGGACAGATTTTTCAACCAGGTGAAGAGCTCTAAAGATGGGTTTTCCGTCATTGCCGAATATTTTGGGAAAGGGATCATCAGCAAAATAAGTAATGGATCCACTTCTGGACCCAGATCCGGAACTGCATCATCTTCCAGTGGTTTCTAA
- the LOC114167206 gene encoding hydroquinone glucosyltransferase-like, whose amino-acid sequence MEKRVHIAVVPGPGFSHLVPILQFSKRLLQLHPNFHVTCLIPSLGSPSTASKSILEALPPNIESIFLEPVKPEDLPQRVAIETQIQFTVTLSLPSIHQALKNITSNTPFVALVADSFAFEALDFAEEFNLLSYIYFPSAATTLSWYLYALKLDKETSCEYRDLPEPVKIPGCVPIHGRDLNNQAQDRSSQVYKLFLQRAQRFCSVDGIFINTFFEMETGPMRALKEEGRGYPQVFSVGPIVQTGDDAKGLECLTWLDKQEDGSVLYVSFGSGGTLTQEQVNELAYGLELSDHKFLWVVREPSSLAFDAYLRAQKSVDPLHFLPEGFLERTKEKGMVIPSWAPQVEVLAHSSVGGFLTHCGWNSILESVVHGVPLITWPLFAEQRMNAVVLSEGLKVGVRPRVSENGLVERVEIVKVIKCLMEEEEGREMRKRMKELKEDAANAIKEDGSSTKTLSELVLKWESLV is encoded by the coding sequence ATGGAGAAAAGGGTTCACATAGCAGTAGTTCCTGGTCCTGGCTTCAGCCACTTGGTCCCAATTCTTCAATTCTCAAAGAGGCTTCTTCAGCTTCATCCAAACTTTCATGTCACATGTCTAATTCCCTCACTTGGGTCTCCCTCAACTGCATCAAAATCCATTCTTGAAGCTCTCCCACCAAACATCGAATCCATTTTTCTTGAACCAGTGAAACCAGAAGATCTACCCCAAAGGGTTGCCATAGAAACTCAAATTCAGTTCACAGTGACTCTCTCACTTCCTTCCATACACCAGGCCTTGAAGAACATAACCTCAAACACCCCCTTTGTGGCCTTGGTGGCTGATTCTTTTGCCTTTGAAGCATTAGATTTTGCTGAGGAGTTCAACTTGTTGTCCTATATCTACTTCCCTTCAGCTGCAACAACACTGTCTTGGTACTTGTATGCGCTGAAATTGGACAAGGAAACTTCTTGTGAGTACAGAGATTTGCCTGAGCCTGTGAAGATACCAGGGTGCGTACCAATTCATGGCAGGGATCTGAATAACCAAGCTCAAGACAGATCAAGTCAGGTTTACAAACTCTTCCTTCAGCGCGCTCAGCGGTTCTGTTCTGTTGATGGGATTTTCATCAATACCTTCTTTGAAATGGAAACAGGTCCTATGAGAGCATTGAAAGAGGAGGGAAGAGGGTACCCTCAGGTGTTTTCTGTTGGACCAATTGTTCAAACTGGTGATGATGCAAAAGGGTTGGAGTGTCTGACATGGTTGGACAAACAGGAAGATGGTTCGGTTTTGTATGTTTCTTTTGGGAGTGGTGGAACACTCACACAAGAACAAGTGAATGAGCTGGCTTATGGGTTGGAATTGAGTGATCACAAGTTCTTGTGGGTTGTGAGAGAACCGAGTAGTTTAGCCTTTGATGCATATCTTAGAGCACAGAAAAGTGTTGATCCTTTGCATTTTTTGCCAGAAGGGTTTTTGGAGAGAACAAAAGAGAAGGGTATGGTTATTCCTTCATGGGCACCCCAGGTTGAAGTCCTTGCTCACAGTTCAGTTGGAGGGTTTTTGACTCACTGTGGTTGGAATTCAATCCTTGAGAGTGTGGTGCATGGTGTGCCACTCATAACATGGCCACTGTTTGCTGAGCAGAGGATGAATGCAGTTGTGCTGAGTGAGGGTTTGAAGGTTGGAGTGAGGCCAAGAGTGAGTGAAAATGGGTTGGTGGAAAGGGTGGAAATTGTGAAGGTGATAAAGTGTttgatggaagaagaagaaggaagagaaatgaGGAAGAGAATGAAGGAGTTGAAAGAAGATGCTGCTAATGCTATCAAAGAAGATGGATCTTCTACCAAAACCCTTTCTGAGTTGGTACTAAAATGGGAAAGTTTGGTTTAG